In Mixophyes fleayi isolate aMixFle1 chromosome 4, aMixFle1.hap1, whole genome shotgun sequence, the following proteins share a genomic window:
- the TLX3 gene encoding T-cell leukemia homeobox protein 3: MDQPTNTQTQHQHEPISFGIDQILNNADQENSSQSAPRGSENTNYLGSPISRSSAPYSSLPASFPGIGAAFEESGSYSVNLSLAPAGVIRVPAHRPIPGAIPPPISSAIPGMPAVPGLGSLNFPWMESSRRFVKERFSAAAALTPFTVTRRIGHPYQNRTPPKRKKPRTSFSRVQICELEKRFHRQKYLASAERAALAKSLKMTDAQVKTWFQNRRTKWRRQTAEEREAERQQANRLMLQLQHDAFQKSLSDSIQPDPLCLHNSSLFALQNLQPWDEEASKMPPVTSLV; the protein is encoded by the exons ATGGATCAGCCCACAAATACACAGACTCAACATCAACATGAACCCATCAGCTTTGGAATTGATCAGATTCTAAATAACGCTGACCAGGAAAACTCTTCTCAGTCCGCTCCCAGAGGTTCAGAAAATACAAATTACCTGGGCAGTCCAATAAGCCGGTCAAGTGCCCCTTATTCTTCCCTTCCAGCCTCTTTCCCTGGCATCGGAGCAGCATTTGAAGAATCGGGATCTTACAGTGTGAATCTGAGTTTAGCTCCAGCTGGAGTGATCAGGGTGCCAGCTCATCGACCTATCCCTGGTGCAATCCCACCTCCCATCTCCAGTGCCATACCAGGCATGCCAGCTGTGCCCGGCCTTGGCAGCCTTAACTTCCCCTGGATGGAAAGCAGCAGAAGGTTTGTTAAAGAAAGGTTTTCAG CTGCCGCAGCTCTAACCCCCTTCACAGTCACTCGCAGAATCGGGCATCCTTATCAGAACCGGACACCTCCCAAGCGCAAAAAACCGCGCACTTCATTTTCCAGGGTGCAGATCTGCGAATTGGAAAAACGTTTCCATCGCCAAAAATACTTGGCCTCAGCAGAGAGAGCTGCCTTAGCCAAATCCCTTAAAATGACCGATGCTCAAGTAAAGACGTGGTTCCAAAACAGGAGGACAAAATGGAG GAGACAGACAGCTGAAGAAAGGGAGGCAGAAAGGCAACAGGCTAACAGACTAATGCTTCAGCTGCAACATGACGCCTTTCAGAAATCACTGAGTGATTCAATCCAACCAGATCCTCTGTGTTTGCACAATTCTTCCTTATTTGCGCTCCAAAATTTGCAGCCCTGGGATGAGGAAGCCAGTAAAATGCCACCAGTTACCTCTTTAGTGTGA